A region of Zeugodacus cucurbitae isolate PBARC_wt_2022May chromosome 5, idZeuCucr1.2, whole genome shotgun sequence DNA encodes the following proteins:
- the LOC105215605 gene encoding probable cytochrome P450 309a1 yields MVPLLVTFALLAAVGFLIHKYLTWHYDYFKKMGLAGPEPKIWLGNFSGKQHIAYDFDDIYNKYKQKHQVVGIFVSRDPQYLILDPKLAHEILVTNFKSFRDNFGSNFLYDKKEDTVAAFNPFFNVGEEWKTKRSDVMSGLTQHKLTSAYPIWKNCTQKLGKLLKAQTAKGSSIIETKNLLLRYTSNILGEFLWGLETKTLESLDEPNTYLEVAQKILAQVFQGFMCYYKCIPFPWYRRFADHRIFPHVGDQLFSQFTKDAYAMRERDASKKNQADFLNYLRQLQEKKNLSHSEVIGYLATVFVDGYDTAATVAFHALFYLTHHPEYQEKLRQEIQSNLETDGTINYQALSVLPYLDQCVQETLRMISPLTFTSRICTEPTELVLDDGRRLPIQKGEVVTIPVFSYLHDAEYFPNPLEYKPERFENVDISELTKRGTFLPFGDGPRICLGRHLGLLQVKTAIVEILKSYRLKVCDKTPPIGRLESQTLIIGVDGDMLVEYERL; encoded by the exons ATGGTGCCGCTCCTAGTTACATTCGCTTTGCTCGCCGCTGTCGGTTTTCTGATACATAAATATCTGACATGGCACTATGATTACTTCAAAAAAATGGGCTTAGCTGGCCCAGAGCCGAAAATATGGCTTGGAAATTTTAGCGGTAAACAGCATATAGCATACGATTTCGATGATATCTATAa CAAGTACAAGCAGAAACATCAGGTTGTTGGTATCTTTGTTTCCAGAGATCCTCAGTATTTAATATTAGATCCGAAGTTGGCGCACGAAATTTTAGTAACGAATTTCAAAAGCTTTAGAGACAATTTCGGAAGCAATTTC CTCTACGACAAGAAAGAGGACACGGTCGCCGCATTCAACCCCTTTTTCAATGTTGGTGAGGAATGGAAGACGAAACGATCAGATGTAATGAGTGGACTAACACAGCACAAG CTTACGTCAGCCTATCCGATTTGGAAGAATTGTACGCAAAAGCTcggaaagcttttaaaagcacAGACTGCAAAAGGCAGCTCAATCATCGAAACGAAAAAC CTTCTCTTACGTTATACATCCAACATTTTGGGCGAGTTCctctggggccttgaaacgaAAACTCTGGAAAGTCTCGACGAGCCAAATACTTACCTGGAAGTAGCGCAAAAAATACTTGCACAAGTGTTTCAAGGTTTTATGTGCTACTACAAATGTATACCGTTCCCTTGGTACAGACGCTTCGCCGATCATCGAATCTTCCCTCACGTAGGggaccaactattttcacagttcaCAAAAGACGCATATGCAATGCGTGAACGAGATGCGAGCAAGAAGAATCAAGCTGATTTCTTGAATTACTTGCGGCAATTGCAGGAAAAGAAAAATCTCAGCCATAGTGAGGTGATAGGCTACCTGGCGACCGTGTTTGTGGATGGTTATGACACAGCGGCAACAGTTGCTTTTCACGCGCTCTTCTAC TTAACCCATCATCCGGAGTATCAGGAAAAATTGCGTCAAGAAATTCAAAGCAATCTCGAAACTGATGGTACTATTAATTACCAGGCTTTGTCGGTGCTACCCTATTTGGATCAGTGTGTGCAAG aaACCTTACGTATGATAAGTCCACTCACGTTTACTTCGCGCATCTGCACAGAACCCACAGAACTGGTGTTGGACGATGGACGCCGCTTGCCCATACAGAAAGGTGAGGTGGTAACAATACCAGTTTTCAGTTATTTACACGACGCCGAATACTTTCCAAATCCGTTGGAATACAAACCGGAGCGTTTCGAAAACGTCGATATCTCGGAACTGACGAAGAGAGGCACTTTTCTGCCATTCGGTGATGGGCCACGCATTTGCTTGG GTCGACATTTGGGCCTGTTGCAAGTGAAAACTGCTATCGTCGAAATACTCAAGAGCTATCGTTTGAAAGTCTGCGACAAAACTCCACCGATTGGGAGACTTGAATCGCAAACGCTTATTATCGGAGTGGATGGCGATATGTTAGTTGAATATGagagattataa
- the LOC128922162 gene encoding probable cytochrome P450 309a1, protein QCVYVYLLVADSADKKISFAIPNFNRFSTEMEPLLVTLALLAAVIALVYKYLTWHHGVFKQLGLAGPKPNIFLGNFPSAITGKQPLVYDVDEIYSKYKKTHRVIGVFLTRNPQILILDPELAQDVLVKNFSKFRGNVAANWIYDRKADKLAAQSPFFTSDDSWKTKRAEVVTGLSQNKLNSAFPILKGCAAKLSKYLEARTDQGNAVIETKNLGFCFTSNVLGEFLWGIETNTLAKPDEPNIYLQTQTKWLQFIFNSMNTYFKLLPLPWLRPFAQKRLFSDETNRFFSQLTKDALELRAKDVNSQSRVDFLNHLRQLQEKKGLTHDDMVGHILTTMLDGFETSATALFHTLFYLAHHPEYQDKLRAEILENLEEDGFVSYQKLCNLPYLDQCVNETIRLITVVSFYARICTEPTELDVGDGHIIPIRVGDVVSVPIFSYHHNPDYFPKPFEFYPERFNNGEHLDLMKRGIFMPFGCGPRICAGMHFAMVEVKTCLVEIFKSYRVKCCAKTVPETLPASPTFIMGVDGEFWLEYEKL, encoded by the exons caatgtgtgtatgtctactTACTGGTAGCCGATTCTGCTGATAAGAAGATTTCATTtgccataccaaattttaatagaTTCAGTACAGAAATGGAACCGCTTCTAGTCACTTTGGCGCTGCTCGCTGCTGTAATCGCACTGGTCTACAAATATTTGACCTGGCATCATGGTGTGTTTAAGCAATTGGGCTTGGCTGGTCCGAAGCCGAATATATTTTTGGGGAATTTTCCAAGTGCGATAACCGGCAAGCAACCACTTGTCTATGACGTGGATGAGATTTATAG caAGTACAAAAAGACACATCGTGTCATTGGCGTCTTCTTGACGCGAAATCCACAAATTCTAATTCTTGACCCAGAACTGGCTCAAGACGTTTTGGTGAAGAACTTTAGCAAGTTTCGCGGCAATGTAGCGGCTAATTGG ATTTATGACAGAAAAGCAGACAAGCTAGCTGCGCAAAGTCCGTTCTTTACGAGCGATGATTCATGGAAAACGAAGCGTGCCGAAGTTGTTACAGGATTAAGCCAAAATAAG cttaattcgGCATTTCCAATTCTAAAAGGCTGTGCAGCGAAACTATCTAAATATCTTGAAGCAAGAACTGATCAGGGCAATGCAGTCATTGAAACCAAAAAT CTCGGCTTCTGCTTTACCTCGAACGTTTTGGGCGAATTCCTCTGGGGCATTGAGACGAATACGCTTGCTAAACCAGATGAACCGAATATTTATCTTCAAACGCAAACCAAATGGTTGcaattcattttcaattcaatgAACACTTATTTTAAGTTATTACCGTTACCTTGGCTCCGACCTTTCGCACAAAAGCGTTTGTTCTCGGATGAAACCAATCGATTCTTCTCGCAGCTTACCAAGGATGCGCTCGAGCTGCGAGCCAAAGATGTAAATAGTCAGAGCAGAGTTGATTTCCTAAACCATCTGCGGCAGCTGCAAGAAAAGAAGGGTCTAACACATGACGATATGGTCGGCCATATATTGACCACAATGCTGGATGGTTTCGAAACATCGGCAACAGCGCTCTTCCACACACTCTTCTAT TTAGCGCATCATCCGGAGTATCAGGATAAGTTACGCGCTGAAATATTGGAGAATCTCGAAGAGGATGGTTTTGTTAGCTATCAAAAACTGTGTAACCTTCCCTATTTGGATCAATGTGTTAACG AAACCATACGCCTTATCACGGTCGTCTCCTTTTACGCCCGCATCTGTACCGAACCCACGGAACTTGATGTCGGCGATGGCCATATAATACCAATACGTGTTGGCGATGTGGTCAGTGTGCCCATATTTAGTTATCACCATAATCCCGATTACTTTCCGAAGCCATTTGAATTTTATCCGGAGCGTTTCAACAACGGTGAACATCTGGACTTAATGAAAAGAGGCATATTCATGCCATTCGGTTGTGGACCGCGCATATGTGCGG gcatGCATTTTGCTATGGTGGAGGTCAAAACATGTCTCGTGGAAATATTCAAGTCTTATCGCGTCAAATGCTGTGCAAAAACTGTGCCTGAAACGCTACCCGCGTCACCTACCTTTATAATGGGAGTTGATGGGGAGTTTTGGTTAGAGTATGAGAAGCTATAG